A stretch of Bradyrhizobium sp. AZCC 2262 DNA encodes these proteins:
- a CDS encoding isocitrate lyase/PEP mutase family protein: MAVLIDDKQRRLAAQFAQLHKKHQPLVLVNAWDAWSAIECAAAGHQAIATSSHAVAESLGFKDGQIVLRQTVIARVRDMSRVVSVPLSVDFEAGFGESRKKVKESIRLVMEAGAVGINLEDGLVQGQRKLASAEEHCERISWVRAAAEEYNLPLFINARFDGMLLAKTQTESLVDEAIRRSKLYQDAGASGLFVPGLTQLTLVEKLSGAIELPLNVMMWPGCPSVTELAAVGVCRISLGGWPFEFLRTTFRCTLKEFPANSFAYFGHVEQRLQG, encoded by the coding sequence ATGGCGGTTTTGATCGACGACAAGCAGAGGAGGCTGGCGGCACAATTCGCTCAGCTGCACAAGAAGCATCAACCGCTGGTTCTCGTAAACGCATGGGATGCGTGGTCTGCAATCGAATGCGCGGCAGCGGGTCACCAAGCTATTGCGACCAGCAGCCACGCCGTTGCGGAATCGTTAGGGTTCAAGGATGGGCAGATCGTCTTGCGACAAACCGTGATCGCGAGGGTGCGAGACATGAGCCGGGTCGTTTCCGTTCCGCTATCCGTGGATTTCGAAGCCGGCTTCGGTGAGTCACGGAAGAAGGTGAAAGAGAGTATCCGGCTCGTGATGGAAGCGGGAGCCGTTGGAATCAATCTTGAAGACGGTCTGGTGCAAGGGCAGCGAAAGCTGGCCAGCGCCGAGGAGCATTGTGAGCGGATATCATGGGTGAGGGCAGCGGCCGAGGAATACAACTTGCCTCTTTTCATCAACGCCCGATTCGACGGGATGCTGCTCGCGAAGACGCAGACCGAATCTCTTGTCGACGAAGCGATACGCCGTTCGAAGCTTTATCAGGATGCGGGAGCCAGTGGTCTGTTTGTCCCCGGTCTCACTCAGTTGACACTCGTTGAAAAACTAAGCGGCGCCATCGAGCTACCCCTTAACGTCATGATGTGGCCAGGGTGTCCGTCGGTGACGGAGCTTGCGGCTGTCGGAGTCTGCCGGATTAGTCTCGGCGGTTGGCCGTTCGAGTTTCTGCGTACGACGTTCCGATGCACATTGAAGGAGTTCCCTGCAAATTCCTTCGCGTACTTCGGACATGTCGAACAACGTTTGCAAGGATGA
- a CDS encoding PaaI family thioesterase yields MSMKDDQLKKDVGVVTLDTLMAEDGLSFLRGMLNGRHPRAPYSETMDINLAEIELGRVVFIGKPSAAYLNPVGTIQGGWTSTILDGAMAYCVHSTLKAGENYTTLEMKISFVRPVFPATGIVRCEGKVIHRGGRTATSEGVLLDERGKLLAHGSETCMIFPAAVK; encoded by the coding sequence ATGTCGATGAAGGATGATCAATTGAAGAAAGACGTGGGTGTCGTCACGCTCGACACGTTGATGGCGGAAGACGGCCTTTCGTTCCTCCGCGGTATGCTGAATGGCCGGCATCCTCGAGCTCCCTATTCGGAAACCATGGACATCAATCTCGCTGAGATTGAGCTTGGACGTGTGGTTTTCATTGGCAAGCCCTCGGCGGCCTATCTCAATCCGGTTGGGACCATCCAGGGTGGCTGGACCTCCACCATTCTCGATGGAGCCATGGCGTATTGCGTTCACTCCACGCTGAAGGCCGGCGAAAACTACACCACGCTCGAGATGAAGATAAGTTTCGTGCGGCCGGTCTTCCCGGCAACTGGAATCGTCCGATGCGAAGGCAAGGTCATTCACCGTGGGGGCCGGACAGCGACGAGCGAAGGAGTCCTGCTCGATGAGCGCGGAAAGCTGCTAGCTCACGGAAGCGAGACCTGCATGATCTTTCCGGCTGCCGTCAAATGA
- a CDS encoding acyl-CoA dehydrogenase — protein sequence MTYTAPLADIKFTLREVAGIGQVSSLPGYEHATDDTVDAILEEAAKFARNAVAPLNREGDKVGARLENGVVRTAPGFAAAYKEFVDAGWNSLPFDPEFGGQGMPWLLATTVQEMWQAGSLSFGLVMLLTQGAIDAISHHGSAEQKATFLPKMISGEWTGTMNLTEPQAGSDLGQIKSRALKNGDHYLIKGQKIFITYGEHDMAENIVHLVLARTPDAAPGVRGISLFVVPKFLVNANGKLGHRNDLRCVSLEHKLGIHATPTCVMSYGDDGGAVGYLVGEEGRGLSYMFTMMNNARLLVGIQGLAIAERAYQQAADFARVRVQSKEDGSADPKPVAIVKHADVRRTLMTMRAKIEAMRALGYYVAAGIDKALKLPDRDTARTVQDRVDLLIPIMKAWSTDLGNEIASMGLQIHGGMGFIEETGAAQHLRDARILPIYEGTNGIQARDLVGRKVPKDDGEAMRRLIDEIRALSNEMEKAQNEHIAAIRSGIITAADVLGNATEWIVKSAKADPQSALAGSTPYLNLAGTAIGGWLLAKGALAAHSKLLSGDGDPAFLEAKIITARFFVEVILPPELARIGPLKDAGRTVFSLAESQF from the coding sequence ATGACCTACACCGCGCCGCTCGCCGATATAAAGTTCACGTTGCGCGAAGTCGCCGGAATCGGGCAGGTAAGCAGTCTGCCTGGCTACGAGCACGCAACCGACGATACGGTTGACGCCATCCTTGAGGAAGCGGCCAAGTTCGCCCGTAACGCTGTCGCTCCCTTGAACCGCGAGGGCGACAAAGTTGGCGCCAGATTGGAAAACGGAGTCGTTCGGACCGCTCCTGGCTTCGCTGCCGCTTACAAGGAGTTCGTCGACGCCGGCTGGAACTCGTTGCCGTTTGATCCCGAATTCGGCGGTCAAGGAATGCCGTGGCTCTTGGCCACGACCGTGCAGGAGATGTGGCAGGCAGGAAGCCTTAGCTTCGGGCTGGTGATGCTTCTGACGCAGGGTGCGATCGACGCCATATCTCATCACGGGTCGGCCGAGCAGAAGGCGACATTCCTTCCCAAGATGATATCCGGCGAGTGGACCGGGACGATGAATCTCACCGAGCCGCAGGCAGGTTCAGACCTCGGCCAGATCAAGAGTCGAGCCCTGAAGAACGGTGATCACTATCTGATCAAGGGCCAGAAGATATTCATCACCTATGGCGAGCACGATATGGCCGAGAACATCGTGCATCTGGTTTTAGCTCGCACTCCCGATGCGGCACCGGGCGTACGCGGAATCTCGCTGTTCGTGGTGCCCAAATTTCTCGTGAACGCCAACGGAAAGCTCGGCCATCGCAACGATCTTCGTTGTGTGTCACTCGAGCATAAGCTCGGAATTCATGCGACTCCCACCTGCGTGATGTCATATGGCGACGACGGCGGCGCGGTCGGCTATCTGGTTGGTGAGGAAGGGCGCGGCCTTTCGTACATGTTCACGATGATGAACAACGCGCGGCTGCTGGTGGGTATCCAGGGCCTTGCCATCGCCGAGCGTGCCTACCAACAGGCCGCGGACTTCGCCCGTGTCCGCGTCCAATCCAAGGAGGACGGCAGCGCGGACCCGAAGCCGGTCGCCATCGTAAAACATGCCGACGTCCGGCGTACTCTCATGACCATGAGAGCAAAGATCGAAGCCATGAGGGCCCTTGGCTACTATGTCGCCGCCGGTATCGACAAGGCGTTGAAGTTGCCGGACCGCGACACAGCGCGAACGGTGCAAGACCGAGTCGATCTCCTCATCCCCATCATGAAAGCGTGGTCTACCGACCTGGGCAACGAAATCGCCTCCATGGGACTTCAGATCCATGGCGGAATGGGCTTCATCGAGGAGACGGGAGCCGCTCAGCATCTTCGGGACGCTCGGATATTGCCCATCTACGAGGGCACGAACGGCATCCAGGCGCGCGATCTGGTTGGCCGGAAGGTGCCGAAGGACGACGGCGAGGCGATGCGGCGTCTGATCGACGAGATACGGGCGTTATCCAACGAGATGGAAAAAGCCCAAAACGAGCATATTGCGGCAATCCGCAGCGGAATCATAACGGCAGCGGATGTTCTCGGAAACGCCACTGAATGGATAGTGAAGTCCGCCAAGGCGGACCCGCAATCGGCGCTGGCTGGCTCCACGCCATATCTCAACCTCGCCGGCACGGCGATCGGCGGGTGGCTGCTCGCGAAGGGAGCGCTTGCGGCTCACAGCAAATTGCTTTCGGGCGACGGGGACCCCGCCTTCCTCGAAGCGAAGATCATCACGGCCCGTTTCTTCGTGGAAGTCATTCTTCCGCCCGAGCTCGCGCGGATCGGTCCGCTGAAGGATGCAGGCCGCACCGTGTTCTCGCTGGCGGAGAGCCAGTTCTAA
- a CDS encoding PaaI family thioesterase — MTDLPDQIPEGFEPHFRKAPFSDPWEPVYSKRTDNSVTIGLRIAKPHTNARGFTHAGLIAALADNAMGYSCGQATGWTTSYVTVSMAVDYIGSGQIGQWLSVEGEVIKTGSTLCFAQCLAKADGKVIARANATFRVVPKPTEWPTKS, encoded by the coding sequence ATGACCGATCTTCCCGACCAGATCCCAGAAGGCTTCGAACCTCATTTTCGCAAAGCTCCGTTCAGTGACCCGTGGGAGCCCGTTTATTCGAAGCGGACCGACAATTCTGTCACGATTGGCCTTCGCATCGCGAAGCCTCATACCAACGCCCGCGGCTTCACGCACGCCGGCTTGATCGCCGCACTTGCCGACAATGCCATGGGTTACAGTTGCGGCCAGGCGACTGGATGGACTACGTCCTACGTGACGGTCTCGATGGCCGTCGACTACATCGGAAGCGGTCAGATCGGCCAATGGCTCTCGGTCGAGGGCGAGGTGATCAAGACGGGAAGCACGCTCTGCTTCGCACAATGCCTTGCAAAGGCCGATGGCAAGGTGATTGCTCGCGCCAACGCGACTTTTCGGGTCGTACCGAAGCCGACGGAATGGCCGACCAAATCGTGA